The Streptomyces sp. NBC_00454 DNA segment CGTCCACAATCCCGAGAAGGTCGGCCGGGACGCCGGTGAACTCGGCGAACTCGACTACGAGGTCGGTGTCGCGGCCACCGACGACATCGAGGCGGTGCTCGCCGCCCGCCCGCAGGCCGTCTTCTACGCGGCGTCCGGCGACATCCGCCCCGACGACGCCCTCGCCGACATCACCCGGGCGATCCGCTCCGGCGCCGTCGTCGTCAGCCCCGCCCTCTATCCGCTCTACGACTACCGCAACGCACCACCGGAGTTCCTCGATCCGGTGACCACCGCGGTCGCGGAGGGCGGCGGCTCGCTCTTCGCCTCCGGCGTCGACCCAGGCTGGGGCAACGACGTGCTCCCGCTCCTGCTCAGCGGACTCGGCACCCGGGTCGACGTCATCCGCTGCCAGGAGATCTTCGACTACTCCACCTACGACCAGCCGGACTCGGTCCGCCTCCTCGTCGGCATGGGCCAGCCCATGGACTTCGAACCGATGATGCTGATGCCGTCCATCCCGACCATGGTGTGGGGCGGTCAGATACGGATGATGGCCCGCGCCCTGGGCGTCGAACTCGACGACATCCGCGAGACGGTGGACCGCCGCGCCCTCGACACCACCGTCACCACGCGGACGATGGGCGAGTTCGAGGCCGGCACCCAGGGCGCCATCCGCTTCGAAGTGCAGGGCATCGTCGAGGGCGAACCCCGCATCGTCATCGAGCACGTCACCCGCATCCACGCCTCCTGCGCCCCCGACTGGCCGTCCCCGCCCGACGGCGGGGACGGAGCCCACCGGGTCGTCATCGAGGGCCGCCCGCACATCGAGGTCACCATCGAGGCCACGGACGAGGGCGAGAACCGTTCCGCGGGCGGCAACGCCACCGCCGTCGGCCGTCTCGTCGGTGCCATCGACTGGCTGGTGGAGGCCGAACCGGGGCTCTACGACGCCCTGGACATCCCGCTGCGCCCCGCCATCGGCAAACTCGGAAGGAAACACCCATGAGGATCGACGTACCCGAAGGCCAGCACCCCATCGAGTACGTATGGGGCGACCTGGTACCCGGCATCGGGATGGCCGCGGCCAACTTCTCGCTGTCGGTGTACGCCCACACCACCCTGGGGCTGCGCGAGTTCGAGGCGGC contains these protein-coding regions:
- a CDS encoding dihydrodipicolinate reductase; translated protein: MISTVVWGTGNVGRLAIRAVEAHPALKLAAVIVHNPEKVGRDAGELGELDYEVGVAATDDIEAVLAARPQAVFYAASGDIRPDDALADITRAIRSGAVVVSPALYPLYDYRNAPPEFLDPVTTAVAEGGGSLFASGVDPGWGNDVLPLLLSGLGTRVDVIRCQEIFDYSTYDQPDSVRLLVGMGQPMDFEPMMLMPSIPTMVWGGQIRMMARALGVELDDIRETVDRRALDTTVTTRTMGEFEAGTQGAIRFEVQGIVEGEPRIVIEHVTRIHASCAPDWPSPPDGGDGAHRVVIEGRPHIEVTIEATDEGENRSAGGNATAVGRLVGAIDWLVEAEPGLYDALDIPLRPAIGKLGRKHP